The following proteins are encoded in a genomic region of Sphingopyxis sp. YF1:
- a CDS encoding efflux RND transporter permease subunit: MSRIFIDRPIFAWVLAIIVMLGGVGALSALPIEQYPDIAPTQINVRANYPGASAEAIENSVTQVLEQQLTGIDGLLYFSSTSSSRGQASLTAVFAKGTDPDIAQVQVQNKIQAAVSRLPAQVQSQGVRVTKSNSDSLLMVAVFDTTNTRSNQDVSDYMTSNIQDPLSRVDGVGDVNVFGSPHAMRIWLNPQRLAAMALMPSDVVSAITAQNSEVAAGDVGGLPAPQGQMLNATVTAQSRLQTPEQFENIVLKTLPDGSSVRIKDIARVEVGAENYSTISRVNGHPGAGMAISLSPGSDALRTAELVKARMEELARGMPDGLDYAYTNDATTFIKLSVSEVQKALFEAIILVIIVMFVFLQSWRATLIPAIAVPVVLLGTFAIFYVAGFSLNTLTLFGLVLAIGLLVDDAIVVVENVERLMHENPGMGPREATIQSMQELQVALIAIALVLSAVFLPMAFFGGSTGVIYRQFSITVISAMVLSVLVALILSPALTSTLLKAPNHEAAGGGRFPAISRAFERAKHGFNRNFDGGVDRYVGATEKVVARKWRFLALYVVVCALLAFLFLRLPGGFLPNEDQGRVSVQFRLPAGATQARTLEVRDAVETYLLEQERANIQAVFLLAGGGGGSATGQNTGQGFVNLVHWDDRPGKENSADAIAQRTAAALRGLRDAQIFTTVPGAVRGLGDSGFTMQFQNSSGMPREQFLAARDRLIEMANANKRLTSVRLSDLPDAATLKIDVDTQRLTAYGISNGDVNNTLATAWGGRYVNDFVDKGRVKRVYVQGDAPYRAKPEDLGQWYVRSSDGQMAPFSAFAKTSWATTPASSSRFGGLPTFEISGRAAPGTSSGEAMAEMEAMAGQIQGTSVAWSGSSFEERLSSGQAPLLYALSLLVVFLCLAALYESWSIPVAVLLVIPLGLVGAVFAVTLRGLENDVYLQIGLLTTMGLAAKNAILMIEFAEQEERKGRRVIEAALAAAKLRLRPILMTSFAFIFGVLPLAIATGAGANSRVAIGTSVIGGMLTATILAIFYIPLFFVLVRRGVRDGLKAAREWRGGGHSDAAAEAGA, encoded by the coding sequence ATGTCGCGCATCTTCATCGACCGCCCGATCTTTGCGTGGGTGCTGGCGATCATCGTCATGCTGGGCGGCGTCGGTGCGCTCTCGGCGCTGCCGATCGAGCAATATCCTGATATCGCGCCGACCCAGATCAACGTGCGCGCCAACTATCCGGGCGCCTCGGCCGAGGCGATCGAGAACAGCGTCACGCAGGTGCTGGAACAGCAGCTGACCGGGATCGACGGGCTGCTCTATTTCAGCTCGACCTCTAGCTCGCGCGGGCAGGCGAGCCTGACCGCGGTGTTCGCCAAGGGCACCGACCCCGACATCGCGCAGGTGCAGGTCCAGAACAAGATCCAGGCGGCGGTGTCGCGCCTGCCCGCGCAGGTCCAGAGCCAGGGCGTGCGCGTCACCAAGTCGAACTCCGATTCGCTGTTGATGGTCGCGGTGTTCGACACGACGAACACGCGCTCGAACCAGGACGTGTCGGACTATATGACGTCGAACATCCAGGACCCGCTGTCGCGCGTCGACGGGGTCGGCGACGTCAATGTCTTCGGATCGCCGCATGCGATGCGCATCTGGCTCAACCCGCAGCGGCTGGCGGCGATGGCGCTGATGCCGTCGGACGTGGTGTCGGCGATCACTGCGCAGAACAGCGAGGTCGCGGCGGGCGACGTCGGCGGGCTGCCCGCGCCGCAGGGACAGATGCTCAACGCGACGGTGACCGCGCAGTCGCGGCTGCAGACCCCAGAACAGTTCGAGAATATCGTCCTCAAGACGCTGCCCGACGGGTCGAGCGTGCGGATCAAGGATATCGCGCGCGTCGAGGTTGGCGCCGAGAATTACAGCACGATCAGCCGCGTCAACGGGCACCCCGGCGCCGGCATGGCGATCTCGCTGTCGCCGGGGTCGGACGCGCTGCGCACCGCCGAACTGGTCAAGGCGCGGATGGAGGAGCTGGCGCGCGGCATGCCTGACGGGCTCGACTATGCCTATACCAACGATGCGACGACCTTTATCAAGCTGTCGGTCAGCGAGGTGCAGAAGGCGCTTTTCGAAGCGATCATCCTCGTCATCATCGTCATGTTCGTCTTCCTGCAGAGCTGGCGCGCGACGCTGATCCCCGCGATCGCGGTGCCGGTGGTGCTGCTCGGCACCTTCGCCATCTTCTACGTCGCGGGCTTCTCGCTCAACACGCTGACCTTGTTCGGGCTGGTGCTCGCGATCGGGCTGCTCGTCGACGATGCGATCGTCGTGGTCGAGAATGTCGAGCGGCTGATGCACGAGAATCCGGGCATGGGCCCGCGCGAGGCGACGATCCAGTCGATGCAGGAGTTGCAGGTCGCGCTGATCGCGATCGCGCTCGTGCTGTCGGCGGTGTTCCTGCCGATGGCCTTTTTCGGCGGGTCGACGGGGGTCATCTACCGCCAGTTCTCGATCACCGTCATCTCGGCGATGGTGCTGTCGGTGCTCGTCGCGCTGATCCTGAGCCCCGCGCTGACCTCGACGTTGCTCAAGGCGCCGAACCATGAAGCCGCGGGGGGCGGGCGCTTTCCCGCGATCAGCCGCGCGTTCGAGCGCGCGAAGCACGGGTTCAACCGCAATTTCGACGGCGGGGTCGACCGCTATGTCGGCGCGACCGAAAAGGTCGTCGCGCGCAAATGGCGTTTCCTCGCGCTCTATGTCGTGGTGTGCGCGCTGCTCGCCTTCCTGTTCCTGCGCCTGCCCGGCGGCTTCCTGCCCAATGAGGACCAGGGGCGGGTGTCGGTGCAGTTCCGCCTGCCCGCGGGCGCGACGCAGGCGCGCACGCTCGAGGTGCGCGACGCGGTCGAGACATATCTGCTCGAGCAGGAGCGCGCGAACATCCAGGCGGTGTTCCTGCTCGCGGGCGGCGGCGGCGGCAGCGCGACGGGGCAGAATACGGGGCAGGGCTTCGTCAACCTCGTCCATTGGGACGACCGTCCCGGCAAGGAGAACAGCGCCGACGCGATCGCGCAGCGGACCGCGGCGGCGCTGCGCGGGCTGCGCGACGCCCAGATTTTCACGACGGTGCCGGGCGCGGTGCGCGGGCTCGGCGATTCGGGCTTCACGATGCAGTTCCAGAACAGCAGCGGCATGCCGCGCGAGCAGTTCCTCGCCGCGCGCGACCGGCTGATCGAGATGGCGAACGCCAACAAGCGGCTGACCTCGGTCCGCCTGTCCGACCTGCCCGATGCGGCGACGCTCAAGATCGACGTCGATACGCAGCGGCTCACCGCCTACGGGATCAGCAACGGCGACGTGAACAACACGCTCGCGACCGCGTGGGGCGGGCGCTACGTCAACGACTTCGTCGACAAGGGGCGCGTCAAGCGCGTCTATGTGCAGGGCGACGCCCCCTATCGCGCCAAGCCCGAGGATCTGGGCCAATGGTATGTCCGCTCGTCGGACGGCCAGATGGCGCCCTTCTCGGCCTTTGCGAAGACGAGCTGGGCGACGACCCCGGCGAGTTCGTCGCGCTTCGGCGGGCTGCCGACCTTCGAAATCTCGGGCCGCGCGGCGCCGGGGACGAGCTCGGGCGAGGCGATGGCCGAGATGGAGGCGATGGCGGGGCAGATCCAGGGCACGAGTGTCGCCTGGTCGGGCTCTTCGTTCGAGGAGCGGCTGTCGTCGGGGCAGGCACCGCTGCTCTACGCGCTGTCGCTGCTCGTGGTCTTCCTCTGCCTCGCGGCGCTCTACGAAAGCTGGTCGATCCCGGTCGCGGTGCTGCTGGTGATCCCGCTCGGGCTGGTCGGCGCGGTGTTCGCGGTGACGCTGCGCGGGCTCGAGAACGACGTCTATCTCCAGATCGGGCTGCTCACGACGATGGGACTCGCGGCGAAGAATGCGATCCTGATGATCGAATTCGCCGAGCAGGAAGAGCGCAAGGGGCGCCGCGTGATCGAGGCGGCGCTGGCGGCGGCGAAACTACGCCTCCGCCCGATCCTGATGACGAGCTTTGCCTTCATCTTCGGCGTGCTGCCGCTCGCGATCGCGACCGGTGCCGGGGCGAACAGCCGCGTTGCGATCGGCACCTCGGTGATCGGCGGCATGCTCACCGCGACGATCCTTGCGATCTTTTATATCCCGCTCTTCTTCGTGCTCGTGCGCCGCGGCGTGCGCGACGGGCTCAAGGCGGCGCGCGAATGGCGCGGCGGCGGGCATTCGGACGCGGCGGCGGAGGCAGGGGCATGA
- a CDS encoding peptidylprolyl isomerase, translating into MTHRLLTAVAALALTAPSAAQDKPPAPAEIPSPGDIVAAAPAGDWVAIAASDLLVMDLAPDAAGRPRRVVIQLMPAPFSQGWIGNIRKLAAAHWWDGTSINRVQDNYVVQWGDATEKKPLPAGLAVVPEGEYVTATKAEGGVIPSDGKLPPMHWSGYSPGWAWTDHADAYAKKYSYFRGWPFAGDDGRSGWPVHCYGMVGVGRNMPPDTGSGAELYTVIGHAPRHLDRNIALVGRVVSGIEHLSSLPRGTGGLGFYENENERVPIASIRIASDLPPAEQPKFEYLSTESRSFAKYADARANRRDPFFIKPAGEADICNIPVPVRAVADSR; encoded by the coding sequence ATGACGCATCGCCTCCTGACCGCTGTCGCGGCACTCGCGCTCACCGCTCCCTCTGCCGCGCAGGACAAGCCTCCGGCGCCCGCCGAAATCCCGTCGCCCGGTGACATCGTCGCGGCCGCGCCGGCTGGCGACTGGGTGGCGATTGCGGCGTCGGACCTGCTGGTGATGGACCTTGCCCCCGATGCCGCAGGCAGGCCGCGCCGCGTCGTCATCCAGCTGATGCCCGCGCCGTTCAGCCAGGGGTGGATCGGCAATATCCGCAAGCTCGCCGCGGCGCATTGGTGGGACGGGACGAGCATCAACCGCGTGCAGGACAATTATGTCGTGCAATGGGGCGATGCGACCGAGAAGAAGCCGCTGCCCGCGGGGTTGGCGGTGGTGCCGGAAGGCGAATATGTTACGGCGACAAAGGCTGAAGGCGGCGTAATTCCTTCCGACGGCAAACTACCGCCAATGCACTGGAGTGGATATTCGCCGGGCTGGGCCTGGACAGATCATGCCGATGCCTACGCGAAGAAATACAGCTATTTTCGTGGCTGGCCCTTTGCCGGCGACGATGGCCGGTCGGGATGGCCAGTTCATTGCTACGGCATGGTCGGGGTGGGCCGCAACATGCCCCCCGACACCGGCTCTGGCGCTGAACTCTACACCGTCATCGGGCATGCTCCGCGCCACCTCGATCGCAATATCGCGCTTGTCGGGCGCGTGGTCAGCGGGATCGAGCATCTGTCGAGCCTGCCGCGCGGGACCGGCGGGCTCGGATTCTATGAAAATGAGAATGAGCGGGTGCCGATCGCCTCGATCCGTATCGCGAGCGACCTGCCGCCCGCCGAGCAGCCGAAGTTCGAATATCTGTCGACCGAGAGCCGCAGCTTTGCGAAATATGCCGACGCGCGCGCGAACCGGCGCGATCCCTTTTTCATCAAGCCCGCGGGCGAGGCCGACATCTGCAATATTCCGGTACCGGTGCGCGCGGTGGCTGACAGCCGATGA
- a CDS encoding efflux RND transporter periplasmic adaptor subunit, with product MQSYRRSTLRLGAILLFAASLAACSGNDEKDGGRSAPEVGYVVAQPGTVPVAIELGGRTVAFETSEVRPQVNGIIRRRLFEQGGYVRAGQPLFQIDASLYQAAVEQAAANLASARASAEAAKVKADRFRPLADMEAIAKQDYTDAAAQARVANAAVAQNAAALETARINLRYATISAPISGRIGRSLFTAGALVNANQADPLAVIQRTDPIYVDMQQSSAELTTLRQRLASGGVLPGNTNVRLLLEDGSAYGFAGTIEFSEAVVNAETGTVTLRARFPNPQGGLLPGMFVKAVFEQAIEPGVYLVPQAAVQRDFDGSAFVYLVGVDNKAARRKITAERTVGNDWVVTDGLKPGDKVITQGLGTLRQGQPVRPVAAGTPQRVGAPKGGAAKGGSSGGAGGSSAKGG from the coding sequence ATGCAATCTTACCGGCGGTCGACGCTCCGGCTCGGCGCTATCCTGTTGTTTGCGGCATCGCTCGCGGCATGTTCGGGCAATGACGAGAAGGACGGCGGGCGCTCCGCGCCCGAGGTCGGCTATGTCGTCGCGCAGCCCGGGACGGTCCCGGTCGCGATCGAACTGGGCGGTCGCACCGTCGCCTTTGAAACCAGCGAGGTCCGCCCGCAGGTCAACGGCATCATCCGGCGCCGGCTGTTCGAGCAGGGCGGCTATGTCCGCGCCGGCCAGCCGCTGTTCCAGATCGACGCCAGCCTGTACCAGGCGGCGGTCGAGCAGGCGGCGGCCAATCTGGCGAGCGCCCGCGCCAGCGCCGAGGCCGCGAAGGTCAAGGCCGACCGTTTCCGCCCGCTGGCCGATATGGAGGCGATCGCCAAGCAAGACTATACCGATGCTGCGGCGCAGGCGCGCGTCGCCAACGCGGCGGTCGCGCAAAACGCCGCCGCGCTCGAAACCGCGCGGATCAACCTGCGCTATGCGACGATCAGCGCGCCGATCAGCGGGCGGATCGGACGCAGCCTGTTCACCGCCGGGGCGCTGGTCAACGCCAATCAGGCCGACCCGCTGGCGGTCATCCAGCGCACCGACCCGATCTATGTCGACATGCAGCAGTCGAGCGCCGAGCTGACGACGCTGCGCCAGCGGCTGGCGAGCGGCGGCGTGCTGCCCGGCAACACCAATGTCCGCCTGCTGCTCGAGGATGGCAGCGCCTATGGCTTTGCCGGCACGATTGAATTTTCCGAAGCGGTGGTGAACGCCGAGACGGGGACGGTGACACTGCGCGCGCGTTTCCCGAACCCGCAGGGTGGGCTGTTGCCCGGCATGTTCGTGAAAGCGGTGTTCGAGCAGGCGATCGAACCCGGCGTCTATCTGGTGCCGCAGGCGGCGGTGCAGCGCGATTTCGACGGGTCGGCGTTCGTCTATCTCGTCGGGGTCGACAACAAGGCGGCACGGCGCAAGATCACCGCCGAGCGTACGGTGGGGAACGACTGGGTCGTCACCGACGGGCTGAAGCCGGGCGACAAGGTGATCACGCAGGGGCTGGGCACGCTGCGCCAGGGGCAGCCGGTGCGGCCCGTCGCGGCGGGCACCCCGCAGCGGGTGGGAGCGCCGAAGGGCGGTGCGGCCAAGGGCGGTTCAAGCGGTGGCGCGGGCGGATCATCGGCCAAGGGCGGCTGA
- a CDS encoding autotransporter outer membrane beta-barrel domain-containing protein, producing the protein MRKTLLASTCLAAMIAAPAQAETVIGNALTTPIRTSTVKEGTTPDDVKLAASGSIKPTSGTAITIDSNHKVVNEGTIQITNADGARGISANAGTTGAITNAATGKIIIDENYAPTDIDNDGDLDGPFAIGSNRVGIATAGAFNGNIVNSGEITIEGNDSAGIKLGGPLIGNFTNDGKISVLGDRALGVGLQDVTGNVRLAGTITATGLDATAARLSGDITGALVVQGALTSTGYRFTTPPSDPSKLDADDLLQGGPALSVEGNVTGGIVFAVPPKDNSTTDNDEDKDGIEDSKEGSAAVRSFGSAPAVRIGAAGSDVTIGAVAGTGTGFGVIVDGSIIGNGLYAGKNATGMQIGGMGGNVTIAGGLAIGGSGNIAAISNGASATAIQVGSGANLAEIRNAGKVEATGGNAATAIATGVLVEAGSNVGMIRNSGTIAAKAAGENGTARAIVDLSGNVDLIENSGAITASGALASSDRNVAIDLSANAGGATVKQTAVASGITAPTIVGDIRFGAGNDTLDIADGSVKGDAFFGTGNNSLALSGDGTYDGTALFGGGNDSLTLAGTSKFGGLADFGGGNDTLSIGGTALFSGRLANSQGLGVTVAGGTFDVVGAATIASLAVTDKGALGVTLDDGATGTAIQVTGNASFGAESRLLLKLSSIDDAEGQHVVLTAGSLTGANNVTANSTMLPFLYKGTLSSNATQLIVDVSRKSTTELGLNRSEAGAFNAVIDALGGDEDIESVFLNIRDGEQFRGQLGQMLPDHAGGAFETVTSGSRALARHLMDPNAPFQDEGKWGYWINQAVWGTSKSIGDTAGYDVTGWGISLGAEIETGMGNFGGSIGYLSGKDGNKANANEVSSSQFEGAIHWRLASDGFLAHARVSGAPISFKGTRLFQAEAGAEDIDKTIRGKWDGTLWSAAGSVAYDTRLGGISFRPTVAVDYYKLTEKGYTETGGGDALDLTVLGRDSDELAVSGTVALGLDFGGRDEYDGWTRFEIEGGRRQIVGGALGTTTASFKNGTPFTLVPEDRTSGWVGRIRGLAGNSAFQVGGELSAEEQQGHMAWAFRASLRVGL; encoded by the coding sequence ATGCGCAAGACCTTGCTCGCGTCGACCTGCCTGGCCGCGATGATCGCCGCCCCCGCTCAAGCCGAAACCGTGATCGGTAACGCGCTGACCACCCCGATCCGCACCTCGACGGTCAAGGAAGGAACGACCCCCGACGACGTGAAGCTTGCCGCTTCGGGGTCGATCAAGCCGACATCGGGGACCGCGATCACGATCGACAGCAACCACAAGGTCGTCAACGAAGGCACGATCCAGATCACCAATGCGGACGGCGCACGGGGCATCTCGGCCAATGCGGGCACGACCGGCGCGATCACCAACGCCGCGACCGGCAAGATCATCATCGACGAAAACTACGCGCCGACCGATATCGACAATGACGGCGACCTCGACGGCCCCTTCGCGATCGGCAGCAACCGCGTCGGCATCGCGACCGCGGGTGCGTTCAACGGCAATATCGTCAACTCGGGCGAAATCACGATCGAGGGTAATGACTCGGCGGGCATCAAGCTCGGCGGGCCGCTCATCGGCAACTTCACCAACGACGGCAAGATTTCGGTACTCGGCGACCGCGCGCTCGGCGTCGGGCTCCAGGACGTCACCGGCAACGTTCGTCTCGCCGGCACGATCACCGCGACCGGCCTCGACGCCACCGCCGCGCGCCTTTCGGGCGACATCACCGGCGCGCTCGTCGTGCAGGGCGCGCTGACCTCGACCGGCTACCGCTTCACCACGCCGCCGAGCGACCCGTCGAAACTCGACGCCGACGATCTGCTCCAGGGCGGACCCGCGCTGTCGGTCGAGGGCAACGTGACCGGCGGGATCGTCTTCGCCGTGCCGCCGAAGGACAACAGCACGACCGACAATGACGAGGACAAGGATGGCATCGAGGATTCGAAGGAAGGATCGGCCGCGGTCCGCTCCTTCGGTTCGGCTCCCGCCGTGCGGATCGGCGCCGCCGGAAGCGACGTGACGATCGGCGCGGTCGCCGGCACCGGCACCGGCTTCGGCGTGATCGTCGACGGTTCGATCATCGGCAACGGCCTCTATGCCGGCAAGAATGCAACCGGGATGCAGATCGGCGGGATGGGCGGCAACGTCACCATCGCGGGCGGCCTCGCGATCGGCGGCAGCGGCAACATCGCAGCGATTTCGAACGGCGCCTCGGCAACCGCGATCCAGGTCGGATCGGGTGCGAACCTCGCCGAAATCCGCAACGCGGGCAAGGTCGAGGCGACGGGCGGCAACGCCGCGACCGCAATCGCCACCGGCGTCCTCGTCGAGGCGGGCAGCAATGTCGGCATGATCCGCAACAGCGGCACGATCGCGGCCAAGGCGGCAGGCGAAAACGGCACCGCGCGCGCGATCGTCGACCTGTCGGGCAATGTCGACCTCATCGAAAACAGCGGTGCGATCACCGCGTCGGGCGCGCTCGCGAGCTCCGACCGCAACGTCGCGATCGACCTGTCGGCCAATGCCGGCGGCGCGACCGTCAAGCAGACCGCGGTGGCGTCGGGCATCACCGCGCCGACCATCGTCGGCGACATCCGCTTCGGCGCCGGCAACGACACGCTCGACATCGCCGACGGTTCGGTCAAGGGCGACGCCTTCTTCGGAACCGGCAACAACAGCCTCGCGCTCTCGGGCGACGGCACCTACGACGGCACCGCGCTGTTCGGCGGCGGCAACGACAGCCTGACGCTCGCCGGCACCTCGAAATTCGGCGGCCTCGCAGACTTCGGCGGCGGCAATGATACGCTCAGCATCGGCGGCACCGCGCTCTTCTCGGGCCGCCTCGCCAATTCGCAGGGGCTCGGCGTCACCGTCGCCGGCGGCACCTTCGACGTCGTCGGCGCGGCGACCATCGCCTCGCTCGCGGTGACCGACAAGGGCGCGCTCGGCGTGACGCTCGACGACGGCGCCACGGGCACCGCGATCCAGGTCACCGGCAACGCCAGCTTCGGCGCCGAATCGCGACTGCTGCTCAAGCTGTCGAGCATCGACGATGCCGAGGGCCAGCATGTCGTGCTGACCGCGGGCTCGCTGACCGGCGCGAACAACGTCACCGCCAACTCGACGATGCTGCCTTTCCTCTACAAGGGCACGCTGTCGTCGAACGCGACCCAGCTGATCGTCGACGTTTCGCGCAAGAGCACGACCGAACTCGGCCTCAACCGCTCGGAAGCCGGCGCGTTCAACGCGGTGATCGACGCGCTCGGCGGCGACGAGGACATCGAATCGGTGTTCCTGAACATCCGCGACGGCGAACAGTTCCGCGGCCAGCTTGGCCAGATGCTGCCCGACCATGCGGGCGGCGCCTTCGAAACCGTCACCTCGGGTTCGCGCGCACTGGCGCGTCACCTGATGGACCCCAACGCGCCGTTCCAGGACGAGGGCAAATGGGGTTACTGGATCAACCAGGCCGTGTGGGGCACGTCGAAGAGCATCGGCGACACCGCGGGTTATGACGTCACCGGCTGGGGCATCTCGCTCGGTGCCGAGATCGAGACCGGCATGGGCAACTTCGGCGGCTCGATCGGCTATCTCAGCGGCAAGGACGGCAACAAGGCGAACGCCAACGAAGTGTCGTCGAGCCAGTTCGAGGGCGCGATCCACTGGCGCCTCGCCTCCGACGGCTTCCTCGCGCACGCCCGCGTTTCGGGCGCGCCGATCAGCTTCAAGGGCACGCGCCTGTTCCAGGCCGAAGCCGGCGCCGAGGACATCGACAAGACGATCCGTGGCAAGTGGGACGGCACGCTGTGGTCGGCCGCGGGCTCGGTCGCCTATGACACGCGCCTCGGCGGCATCTCCTTCCGCCCGACCGTCGCGGTTGATTATTACAAGCTGACCGAAAAGGGTTACACCGAAACCGGCGGCGGCGACGCTCTCGACCTCACCGTGCTCGGCCGCGACAGCGACGAGCTCGCGGTGTCGGGTACCGTTGCGCTCGGCCTCGATTTCGGTGGTCGCGACGAATATGACGGCTGGACGCGCTTCGAAATCGAGGGCGGCCGGCGCCAGATCGTCGGCGGCGCGCTGGGGACGACCACCGCGTCGTTCAAGAACGGCACGCCCTTCACCCTGGTTCCTGAAGATCGCACGAGCGGCTGGGTCGGCCGCATCCGTGGCCTCGCCGGCAACTCTGCATTCCAGGTTGGCGGCGAACTTTCCGCGGAAGAACAGCAGGGCCACATGGCCTGGGCTTTCCGTGCGAGCCTGCGGGTCGGTCTCTAA
- a CDS encoding DUF1905 domain-containing protein, protein MMEESFTTTAPLWRWQSATAPAAWFFLTIAGEVADAIRLAAISGQWLDGRKGFGSARVEAVIGDTRWKTSVFPHRESGGWLLPVKAAVRKAEGLAEGDAVTVTVSL, encoded by the coding sequence ATGATGGAGGAAAGCTTCACCACCACCGCGCCGCTGTGGCGCTGGCAGTCGGCGACCGCGCCCGCGGCGTGGTTTTTCCTGACCATCGCGGGCGAGGTTGCCGACGCGATTCGACTGGCGGCGATTTCGGGGCAGTGGCTCGACGGGCGGAAGGGATTCGGCTCGGCGCGCGTCGAAGCGGTGATCGGCGACACGCGCTGGAAAACATCGGTCTTTCCGCATCGCGAAAGCGGCGGCTGGCTGCTGCCGGTCAAGGCGGCGGTGCGCAAGGCCGAGGGACTGGCCGAGGGCGATGCGGTGACGGTGACCGTCAGTCTTTAG
- a CDS encoding efflux transporter outer membrane subunit — translation MRRELVLTAAALALGACSLAPKYVQPEAPVPQSWPAGDAYLAASEAALPQVALADLFRDPRLLSLIDRALANNRDLRVAAANVAAARAQVRVTRSAQFPAIGVSGSADYSDGGVSGGTAGGGRESYALQAGVSAFELDLFGRLANATAAERDRALATEAGARTVRLALIADLAEAWANHAADRELLAIARDTAENARSSVRLTRARLEGGVAPRTDLRQAEQVLATAEGDLALQTAAVAQDENLIRLLVGADYDKALLPASLAEVRASIAALPAGTSSQILLRRPDVVQAEYLLRAANADIGVARARLFPTISLTGLLGFASDALSSLFTGDAFRLSAGADASLSIFDAGGRRAGVAVSEAQRDAALAAYEGAIQAAFREVADALADQGTLGERLRAVQANSEAAADTARLTDARYRGGVDSFLSSLDAQRSLYGARRSEIAVQLAAVRNRITLYRALGGDSGASN, via the coding sequence ATGAGGCGAGAGCTCGTCCTGACGGCCGCGGCGCTGGCGCTCGGTGCCTGTTCGCTCGCGCCCAAATATGTCCAGCCGGAGGCGCCGGTGCCGCAGTCGTGGCCCGCGGGCGACGCCTATCTGGCCGCCAGCGAGGCCGCGCTGCCGCAGGTGGCGCTCGCCGACCTGTTCCGCGACCCGCGCCTCCTGTCGCTGATCGACCGGGCGCTGGCGAACAATCGCGACCTGCGCGTCGCTGCCGCGAATGTCGCCGCGGCGCGCGCGCAGGTGCGCGTGACGCGTTCGGCGCAATTCCCCGCGATCGGGGTGAGCGGATCGGCCGACTATAGCGACGGCGGCGTATCGGGCGGTACGGCGGGCGGCGGGCGCGAGAGCTATGCGCTGCAGGCCGGGGTGTCGGCGTTCGAGCTCGACCTGTTCGGGCGGCTCGCCAATGCGACCGCGGCGGAGCGTGACCGCGCGCTCGCGACCGAAGCGGGCGCGCGCACGGTGCGGCTGGCGCTGATCGCCGACCTCGCCGAAGCCTGGGCCAATCACGCGGCCGACCGCGAACTGCTGGCGATCGCGCGCGACACCGCGGAGAATGCGCGCAGCAGCGTGCGGCTGACGCGCGCGCGGCTCGAGGGCGGGGTGGCGCCGCGCACCGACCTGCGCCAGGCCGAACAGGTGCTGGCGACCGCGGAGGGCGACCTCGCGCTCCAGACCGCCGCGGTGGCGCAGGACGAGAATCTGATCCGGCTGCTCGTCGGCGCCGATTATGACAAGGCGCTGCTGCCCGCGTCGCTCGCCGAGGTGCGCGCGTCGATCGCGGCGCTGCCCGCGGGGACCAGTTCGCAGATATTGCTGCGCCGCCCCGACGTGGTGCAGGCCGAATATCTGCTGCGCGCCGCCAATGCCGACATCGGCGTGGCGCGCGCGCGGCTGTTCCCGACGATCTCGCTCACCGGGCTGCTCGGCTTCGCAAGCGACGCGCTGTCGTCGCTGTTCACCGGCGACGCCTTTCGCCTGAGCGCGGGCGCCGACGCCAGCCTGTCGATCTTCGACGCCGGCGGTCGCCGCGCCGGGGTGGCGGTGAGCGAGGCGCAGCGCGACGCGGCGCTCGCCGCGTACGAAGGTGCGATCCAGGCGGCGTTCCGCGAAGTCGCCGACGCGCTCGCCGATCAGGGCACGCTCGGCGAACGGCTGCGCGCCGTGCAAGCGAACAGCGAGGCGGCGGCCGACACCGCACGCCTCACCGACGCGCGCTACCGCGGCGGCGTCGACAGCTTCCTGTCGAGCCTCGACGCCCAGCGCAGCCTGTACGGCGCACGGCGGAGCGAGATCGCGGTACAACTGGCGGCGGTACGCAACCGGATCACGCTGTACCGCGCGCTGGGAGGCGACAGCGGCGCATCGAACTGA
- a CDS encoding GIY-YIG nuclease family protein produces the protein MLSLSKHACRFDASFDKPMDWMFHCYMLRCADGSYYVGHTDNIALRFGQHQTGAYAGYTYKRRPVELVWSESFQTRDDAKLVERQVKGWGRPKREVLIAGDWSRISELAKCRSLTEKHPSTGSGLR, from the coding sequence GTGCTGAGCTTGTCGAAGCACGCTTGTCGGTTCGATGCGAGCTTCGATAAGCCCATGGACTGGATGTTCCATTGCTACATGCTGCGCTGTGCCGACGGGAGCTATTATGTCGGTCACACCGACAATATCGCGCTGCGCTTCGGTCAGCATCAGACGGGCGCCTATGCCGGCTACACCTACAAGCGCCGGCCCGTCGAACTGGTCTGGTCCGAATCCTTTCAGACGCGGGATGACGCAAAACTGGTGGAGCGACAGGTCAAGGGCTGGGGGAGGCCGAAAAGGGAAGTCCTGATTGCGGGCGACTGGAGCAGGATTTCGGAATTGGCGAAATGCCGTTCGCTGACCGAGAAGCACCCTTCGACAGGCTCGGGGCTACGATGA